One region of Faecalibacter bovis genomic DNA includes:
- a CDS encoding DUF4197 domain-containing protein, which translates to MKKIYLPILLSGLFLFSGCAELQTASQVAGILNQVGGLNGITNAQISSGLKEALNLGLSEGILKLGQKGGFSNNALAKILLPEELQGVEKTLRSVGLGSLADKGLKLLNDAAEDAVVEAAPIFKSAITGMSFQDATGILMGGDNAATNYLQQKTSAQLTAAFQPKVANSLGKVGADKVWSQIITKYNAIAGKNINPDLNGYVTEQAVKGVFNMVAEKEAGIRNNSAQRSTDLLKQVFALQDKK; encoded by the coding sequence ATGAAAAAAATATATTTACCAATCTTACTTTCCGGATTATTTTTATTTTCTGGATGTGCAGAATTACAAACTGCTTCTCAAGTAGCAGGAATTTTAAATCAAGTTGGAGGATTAAACGGAATTACCAACGCTCAAATTTCATCTGGATTAAAAGAAGCTTTAAACTTAGGTTTATCTGAAGGAATCTTAAAATTAGGACAAAAAGGAGGTTTTTCTAATAATGCATTAGCTAAAATTTTATTACCTGAAGAATTACAAGGAGTTGAAAAAACTTTACGTAGTGTTGGTTTAGGAAGTTTAGCTGATAAAGGTTTAAAATTATTAAACGATGCAGCTGAAGATGCAGTTGTAGAAGCTGCTCCGATTTTTAAATCAGCGATTACAGGAATGTCTTTTCAAGACGCAACTGGAATTTTAATGGGAGGTGATAACGCAGCAACAAATTATTTACAACAAAAAACATCTGCTCAGTTAACGGCTGCTTTCCAACCGAAAGTTGCAAATTCTCTTGGAAAAGTTGGAGCTGATAAAGTTTGGAGCCAAATTATTACAAAATACAATGCAATTGCAGGTAAAAACATCAACCCAGATTTAAATGGTTATGTGACTGAACAAGCTGTAAAAGGAGTATTTAATATGGTTGCAGAAAAAGAAGCTGGAATCAGAAATAATTCTGCGCAACGTTCTACAGATTTGTTAAAACAAGTATTCGCTTTACAGGATAAAAAATAA
- a CDS encoding peptide chain release factor 3 has protein sequence MSLEQEINKRKTFGIIAHPDAGKTTLTEKLLLFGGAIQEAGAVKSNKIKKGATSDFMEIERQRGISVATSVLAFEYKGKKINILDTPGHKDFAEDTYRTLTAVDSAIVVIDVAKGVEEQTIKLVEVCRMRNIPMLVFINKMDREGKDAFDLMDEVETKLGLSVTPLSWPIGIGATFKGIYNIWEKNINIFTGDNKQKISETTQIEDLTSPDLDKLIGENYAENLRNELDLVNGVYPEFDQQEYMKGNLQPVFFGSALNNFGVRELLNAFVDIAPTPQSKETDVRIVEPYENKFSGFVFKIHANMDPKHRDRLAFVKIVSGKFERNTNYLHVRQGKSMKFASPNAFFADKKEVVDESYAGDIVGLHDTGNFRIGDTLTSGEKFNFKGIPAFSPEHFRYINNADPMKAKQLEKGIDQLMDEGVAQLFTLEMNNRKVIGTVGALQYEVIQYRLEHEYGAKATYEPFSVHKACWIEVEDENTEEFREFKRVKQRYLARDKYNQLVFLADSAFTIQMTQEKFPSVKLHFVSEF, from the coding sequence ATGTCTTTAGAACAAGAAATAAATAAACGTAAAACATTTGGTATCATTGCCCATCCTGATGCCGGGAAAACAACTTTAACAGAAAAATTATTATTATTTGGTGGGGCTATTCAAGAAGCTGGAGCCGTAAAAAGTAATAAAATTAAGAAAGGTGCAACTTCCGATTTCATGGAAATTGAGCGTCAACGTGGTATCTCTGTTGCTACTTCTGTTTTAGCATTCGAATATAAAGGTAAAAAGATTAATATTTTAGATACTCCTGGACACAAGGATTTCGCAGAAGATACTTATCGTACTTTAACTGCTGTAGATTCTGCAATTGTAGTAATCGACGTGGCAAAAGGGGTTGAGGAACAAACAATCAAATTAGTTGAAGTTTGTCGTATGCGTAATATTCCTATGTTGGTTTTCATTAATAAAATGGACCGTGAAGGAAAAGACGCTTTCGATTTAATGGACGAAGTAGAAACGAAATTAGGTTTATCTGTTACTCCATTATCTTGGCCTATTGGTATTGGTGCTACTTTCAAAGGGATTTACAATATCTGGGAGAAAAACATCAATATTTTCACAGGAGATAATAAACAAAAAATTTCTGAGACAACACAAATCGAAGATTTAACAAGTCCTGATTTAGATAAATTAATCGGTGAAAATTACGCTGAAAATTTACGTAACGAATTAGATTTAGTTAATGGAGTTTATCCAGAATTTGATCAGCAAGAATATATGAAAGGTAATTTACAACCTGTATTCTTTGGTTCTGCTTTAAATAACTTCGGAGTTCGCGAATTATTAAACGCTTTCGTTGATATTGCTCCTACTCCACAATCTAAAGAAACTGACGTTAGAATTGTTGAACCGTACGAAAATAAATTTTCTGGTTTCGTGTTCAAAATTCACGCGAATATGGATCCAAAACACCGTGACCGTTTAGCATTCGTGAAAATTGTTTCTGGTAAATTTGAACGTAATACAAATTACTTACACGTTCGCCAAGGGAAATCAATGAAATTTGCTTCACCTAATGCATTCTTTGCAGATAAAAAAGAAGTTGTTGACGAATCTTATGCTGGTGACATCGTAGGTTTACATGATACAGGAAACTTCCGTATTGGTGATACATTAACTTCAGGCGAGAAATTTAATTTCAAAGGAATTCCTGCTTTCTCTCCAGAACATTTCCGTTACATCAATAACGCTGATCCAATGAAAGCTAAACAGCTGGAAAAAGGTATCGATCAATTAATGGACGAAGGTGTAGCGCAGTTATTTACATTAGAAATGAATAATCGTAAAGTTATTGGTACTGTTGGTGCATTACAATACGAGGTTATTCAATACCGTTTAGAACACGAATATGGTGCAAAAGCAACATACGAACCGTTCTCTGTTCACAAAGCTTGTTGGATAGAAGTTGAAGACGAAAACACAGAAGAGTTTAGAGAATTTAAACGTGTAAAACAACGTTATTTAGCTCGTGATAAATACAACCAATTGGTTTTCTTAGCAGATTCTGCATTCACAATTCAAATGACACAAGAAAAATTCCCTTCAGTGAAATTACACTTTGTAAGTGAATTTTAA